One region of Salvia miltiorrhiza cultivar Shanhuang (shh) chromosome 3, IMPLAD_Smil_shh, whole genome shotgun sequence genomic DNA includes:
- the LOC131018089 gene encoding protein ROH1-like produces MEKRSGSRQSLTITHPFLTYIIQLPKPSTFNSFFHSFSIQKQNKKKSKTKSTMPVTENQSSFLNRISIRRNQIASLDSSSNEQEQEDFDVFIRHVADRFSALLPAAESPCAAAPQLLTISWFRDLLDAFLCCESEFKAVLLAGRDPSQFSRPPLDRLVPDLLDRSVKALDVFNAVTNGLDLMHHWQRLAQIAVAALRQITPVGEGQVRRARRALVTLIASMAFDDKEAAATGGGSGGGHGRWAERTRSFGRRIGGAVRDRAVIVGNLRSLSWTVAKSWSAARQVQMMLISLAAPRGAEAAGLATPVYIMNTLLVFAAWALVAAVPCQERHGLATHFQTPKSSSWAQPIMVLQEKIGEEWKRKEKEKRGNPGLLEELQRMEAVAHSLVDFADSFVFPLEDDRAAEMAAQVEELAEICQKMEEGLGPLQQQVRQVFHRIVKSRGEVLDVLDQVSKLSAAVQY; encoded by the coding sequence ATGGAGAAACGGTCAGGCTCCCGACAAAGCTTAACTATCACCCATCCCTTCCTCACTTATATCATCCAACTGCCAAAACCGTCGACGTTTAATTCATTCTTCCATAGTTTCAGCatccaaaaacaaaacaaaaaaaaatcaaaaacgaAATCAACGATGCCGGTGACTGAAAACCAAAGCTCCTTCCTCAACCGCATAAGCATCCGTCGCAATCAGATCGCATCCCTCGACAGCAGCAGTAATGAGCAGGAGCAGGAGGACTTCGACGTCTTCATCCGCCACGTGGCCGACCGCTTCTCCGCCCTCCTCCCCGCCGCGGAGTCCCCCTGCGCCGCCGCGCCGCAGCTCCTGACCATCTCCTGGTTTCGCGACCTCCTCGACGCCTTCCTCTGCTGCGAGTCCGAATTCAAGGCCGTCCTCCTCGCCGGCCGCGACCCCTCCCAGTTCTCCCGCCCGCCCCTCGACCGCCTCGTCCCCGACCTCCTCGACCGCTCCGTCAAGGCCCTCGACGTCTTCAACGCCGTCACCAACGGCCTCGACCTCATGCATCACTGGCAGCGCCTCGCGCAGATCGCCGTCGCCGCGCTCAGACAGATCACCCCCGTCGGCGAGGGCCAGGTCCGCCGCGCGCGCCGCGCCCTCGTCACGCTCATCGCCTCCATGGCCTTCGACGACAAGGAGGCCGCCGCCACGGGCGggggcagcggcggcggccaCGGGCGGTGGGCTGAGCGGACCCGCTCCTTCGGGCGGCGGATCGGCGGCGCGGTCCGCGACCGCGCCGTGATCGTAGGGAACCTGCGGTCGCTGTCGTGGACGGTGGCGAAGTCGTGGTCGGCCGCGCGGCAGGTGCAGATGATGCTGATCAGCCTGGCGGCGCCGCGCGGCGCGGAGGCGGCGGGGTTGGCGACGCCGGTGTACATCATGAACACGTTACTGGTGTTCGCGGCGTGGGCGCTGGTGGCGGCGGTGCCGTGCCAGGAGAGGCATGGGTTAGCGACGCATTTCCAGACCCCGAAGAGCTCGAGCTGGGCGCAGCCGATCATGGTGCTTCAGGAGAAGATCGGAGAGGAGTGGAAGaggaaggagaaggagaagaggggGAACCCTGGCCTGCTGGAGGAGCTGCAGAGGATGGAGGCGGTGGCGCATTCGCTCGTGGACTTTGCCGACAGCTTCGTGTTCCCGTTGGAGGACGACAGGGCGGCGGAGATGGCGGCGCAGGTGGAGGAGCTGGCGGAGATATGCCAGAAGATGGAGGAGGGGCTGGGGCCCCTGCAGCAGCAGGTTAGGCAGGTGTTTCATAGGATTGTGAAGAGTAGAGGAGAGGTTCTTGATGTTCTAGATCAAGTTAGTAAACTGTCAGCAGCAGTTCAGTATTGA
- the LOC131018520 gene encoding uncharacterized protein LOC131018520 encodes MASGSNIGASNSSDDEAWEQSVAEHNRQLDRIIENVVIHAASLYVQPTNLAVRARRRYIERRREIGHEGVFEQYFSEDPIYPPEYFRTRFLMRKPLFERIMNKLVATDRYFQQHPDAAGRLGMSPIQKCTAAMRVLAYGTSADLHDEYLRMSAQAIRKSVNKFVEGVISNFGAEYLRKPTEEDMAALLHIGERRGFPGMMGSIDCRH; translated from the coding sequence ATGGCCTCCGGTTCTAATATTGGTGCTTCAAATTCTAGCGATGATGAAGCATGGGAACAAAGCGTTGCCGAACATAATCGCCAACTTGATCGCATCATTGAGAATGTGGTCATCCATGCCGCAAGTCTATATGTACAACCTACCAATCTTGCCGTTAGAGCAAGGAGGCGGTATATTGAAAGAAGACGTGAGATAGGTCATGAAGGTGTGTTCGAGCAGTACTTTTCAGAAGATCCAATCTATCCCCCAGAATATTTTCGAACAAGGTTTCTCATGCGAAAGCCTTTGTTCGAACGTATAATGAATAAGCTCGTTGCCACCGATAGATATTTTCAACAACACCCTGATGCAGCTGGCCGTCTTGGTATGTCTCCAATTCAAAAATGTACTGCAGCCATGAGGGTGTTGGCATATGGCACTTCAGCCGATTTGCATGACGAATACTTACGAATGAGCGCCCAAGCCATTCGTAAATCAGTCAACAAATTTGTTGAAGGTGTCATTTCCAATTTCGGAGCTGAGTACCTCCGAAAACCTACTGAAGAAGATATGGCAGCTCTTCTTCATATCGGAGAACGGCGAGGGTTCCCAGGCATGATGGGTAGTATTGATTGTAGGCATTGA